TTGATCGCGGCGACAAGAACACCGAGATCGACGCGCTGACGCTCGAAGAATTGAGCGGCCGAGGCGTCGCTTCGGCGTGGTATTTGTGCAACACCTACGCCGACAGTATCGTGGAGTTCCATTGCTGACGTGTTGTCTTTGAGCGCACTTCGGCACACTCGAGCCACACCTGTCGCACGCTAGTTACTATAACTTTGTTTTCCAGACCTTGTATTCACGCGGGAAGTCAAGCCACCTTCGCTGGAGTGCGCGACCGCCACCAGGTGAGGTAGATCGCGCCAAGCCAGAGAATTGGCAGGAGCATGAGCAGCGACGCGACCGCGGCGATCGTGGGATCGATCTCATGGCGGATGTTCTCCCACATCTTCAGCGGAAGCGTGCGGATCGAAAGGCCGCTGACCAGAGAGGAGATCACAAGCTCATCGAACGAGCTGATGAAGGCGAATACCGCCCCGCCGATAACACCCGGCAAGATCAGCGGGAGCGTGACGCGACGAAACGTCCGGAGGGGTCCGGCTTTCATGCTCTGCGCAGCCTGTTCGAGTCGCCGGTCGAAATTCACAAGTGTTGCCGAGACGATCACGACGACGTAGGCGATACCGCCAAGGCTGTGGGCCAGCACCAGTCCAGTGGTTGTTCCGAGCAGGCCGATCCTAACCAGCCCAAGGTAAGCGGCTATGGCCACGACGATCACCGGAACCGTTATCGGCATGAGCAGTAGCGTCGTAAACCATGACCGGAGCCGTGCAGATGTGCGGCTCAGCCCGTAGGCGGCCAGGGTGCCGGCCGCGGTAGACAGTATCGTCACCGCAATGCCGATTTCGATGCTCGTGATCAGTGCACCGTTCCACGAGGGGTCATTGAAGAACGAGCGGTACCACTGCAGGGACAGCCCCGTCGGTGGAAACTCCAGAGTCGCACCCGGGCTGAACGACATGATGACGACGACCGCGCCGGGGAACAGGAGAAACACCATCATCAGGATCAGGAACGTGGTCCCCGCGACCTTCCCGAGTCGTGCGCCGCTGCCGGCGCGATGGAGCTGAGCGGCCCAGTTGTGGGCGCGGTAGGGAACTGCGAATTCCCTGAGAAACCGCAGGCAGCCAAGAATTAGCGGCTTAAAGCCCCAACGACGGGTGCGGTATGTGGTGGTCTCGCCACCGGCAAAATCAAGCCCGAAGATAGAAAGTACCAGTAGGGTTACCGCCAGCAGCACGAAACTTGCCGTTGCCACTCTTGCCATGTTGAACGAACCCGCGACCTGTGCCGCAATGAACGTCGAAAGCATGACGTCGCGCACCCCGCCAAGCGCTGCCGGCGTGATATAAAACCCGAGGCTCAGCACGAAGACCAGCAGCGCGCCACTGCGCAAGCCGGGTAGACTCAGGGGGAAGAACACCCGCCAGAATGCCGTGAGCGGGCGAGCTCCCATGCTTCGGGCGGCTGAGACGAGGGATTTGTTGATGCCCAACATTACACTGACGAGCGGCAGAATCATTGTGGGCAGCATGATGTGGACCATGCCCACATACACTGCGGTCCGGTTGTAAATCAGTGGAAGCGGCGACGAGATGAGTCCGTAGTGCAGCAGAAGATTGTTGATCAATCCGCGGTCCCCAAGGATCATGATCCAAGCATAGGTCCGCGCGAGTAGGCTGGTCAGGTATGGAATGACAATCAGAACGATCATTGCCGTCCGCGCCTGGGGTGATGCCGACACAATCAGGTAGGCAGTCGGGTAACCGACCAGAATGCAGATCGCGGTCGTCACACCGCTCATCTCAACGGTCTGGATAAGCACGCGGATGTTGGCGGGCTGCGCGAAGAAGTTGAGATAGTTCTGGACGGAATAGGCGGGCGCGTTGAGGCTCGTGACGAATAGAACCACGAGCGGTACCCCGAAAACCACGAGCAAAATTGCTATGCTGGGTGCCGACAGCAACACCGGCCGCTGGCCCAACCTGAGAAATTTCTGCATATCATTCTCCGGCAGCTCAAACAGCTACGAAGCGCACATCGGACCGCAACCAGTCGAGGCGGACGTTCTGGCCCGCCTCGAAGGTTTGCTGGCCTGCTGCAACATGCTGTCGCACGATAATCGTGAGCGTTCCTGCCTGGACCTCGTACTTACGGAGTGGACCAGCGTAAATCATGTCCCTCACCACTCCCGTCACGTTCTGTCTGCGGTCGGCATCCGGCGGCGCCCGCGCCGCCGGTGCTGCGATCGTCACGCGTTCTGGGCGGATCATTCCCACACAGCCAAAGGGCGGCGTGCCGTCCGCCGCGCCGAAACAGGCTGGATCGTCCAGAATATTGGCCTCGCCGAGGAAGCTGGCGACGAACTGCGTCGCCGGCCGGTCGTAAAGTGCCTCAGGCGTGTCAGTCTGCTCGATTTGTCCGCCCCGCATCACTACGATGCGGTCGGACAGCGTCAGCGCTTCTTCCTGGTCATGGGTCACGCAAACGGTGGTGATGCCGAATTCACGGTGAAGGCTCTTGATCTCGCTCTGCATCCGCTCGCGCAGGTTTCGGTCAAGCGCGCCCAAGGGTTCATCAAGGAGCAGGATCGGCGGATCGGCAATCAGGGCGCGCGCCAGGGCGACGCGTTGCTGCTGGCCGCCGCTGAGCTGCGAAGGCATGCGGGCGCCGTATTCATTCAGGTGGACGCGCTCGAGAATCCTGTCGACGCGGGCCGCCCGTTCGGCTGCCTTGACGCCGCGCATCTCCAGCGGAAATTCGAGATTCCGTCGTACATTGAGGTGAGGGAACAATGCATAGCTTTGGAACACGATGCCTTGGTCGCGACGATAGGCCGGGACTGCGGCCACCGACTTCCCGCCGATCAACATGTCGCCGGAGTTGGGCGCCTCGAACCCGGCCAGCAGCATGAGTGTGGTGGTCTTTCCCGAGCCGCTAGGCCCGAGGATCGTCAGGAATTCGCCGCGTTCGACTGTAAGAGACAGGTTCTGGACGGCAGCGAGGCTCCCGTAGAGTTTCGTCACACTGCGGAATTCAATCTGGGCCCGGCTATTCTTGCTTTCCAATCGTCGGTCCTCTGTCGCTGGAAGCGGATTCGCATAGACGTTCACAACAGGCTCCAAAAAGATTATCCAGCTAGGCAGGAACGCAACAGGCGCAACGTCGCGCTGGCAAACGATAGGACACGGAGAGACACCTAAGAGCTTTTCCGGCGGGCTGGCCCTTTGCGACAGATTATTGCAGAACCCACTCATTCCACCGCTGGGCGAGTCTGTCGATGTTACTCAAGCCATCAGAACCTATCTCGCTGTACCACTTCGACTGAATTGGAATGCTAGTGGATGCGTAGTCAGGATGGCTGGCAAGCTTTTTGCCGAATTCAGCTGGTAGAAGTTTGAAGGCGTTTTGGTTGGTGGGGCCGTAAGGGATTAGCTTGGCTAGCGCGGCCTGTCGGTCGCTGCGGGTCGCAAACGCGATAAACTTATGGGCGTTTGCTAGGTTCGGTGCGCCTTTAGGAATAACCCAGCTTTCCCAGCTCACCTTCTGCTGGTTACGGTTGAGGATTATCGGAGCTCCCCTGTCAATAAGTAGTGTCGCTCGGCCGTCATAAGTATTGGTGAGGTCGACCGCTTTTTCCTGCATCAGCTGCTGGACCTCTGAGCCGGTCCCCCACCACTTGCGGATGTGAGGTTTTATCTTGTCCAAACTTTTAAAGATCCGATCGAAATCCATCGGATAGATGGCATCAGGAGACACGCCATCCGCAAGGAGCGCTTCCTCCCATGGTCCTTCCTCGCCGGTCTGGCCCGTCTGGAGCGCCCGGACTCCCGGGAACTTCTCGACGTTCCAGAAATCGGCCCAAGTTTTTGGCGGACTATCCGGAAATTTTTCCGAACTGTAGGCCATGTTGTAGGCGAAAACGTACATCCCGACTGCGTAGTCTTCCTTGGCAAAACCGACAATCGCATCATGATCCTCTCTCTTAAAGAGCGAATAGTCGATCTTCTCAAGATATCCTTTCTTGACACCCGATAGTATGGTGGAAGGCCCTGCGCACGCCACGTCGATCGAGACGCTGTTGGTCGTTTCCATCAGTTCGAGCTTGGCAAAGTCTATCTGGTCGGTGATCGCATTGACCTTGATACCCGTTTCGGCTTCGAAGGGCTTGACGTGCGTCTCGATATTCGCCTTGCCGAGGTCGCCGCCGTTGATGAGCACGGTCAGTTCTTTGGTTTGCGCATACGCGTCGCGGGTGGCCGAGGCGATGGCGCCCAGGGCGAGTACCGACGTGCCGGCCTGGATCAGACGTCTGCGGTTGATTGTGATACTCATGATTTTTCTCCCTCTTGTCCGGTGTCTTTTGGGCCGCTTTTCGTTTTGCGCACGCGGCCGGATATTCGTCCTGGGTCCGCTCCCGCTCTGCGCGCAGCTTTCTGTAACTCAATGACTATGAGGCATCAGAACGTCTACTATGCGTCAAAATCCGCGCCCCCTTGAAACGCGAGCGACACCGAGCGACGCCGTCTGAAAAATAATGCACGCCTGCGGTGCGCAGGCCATCTTCCGCCGCCCGCGAGCCATCAGGAAAGCGGGTTGCGATCGCTGGACAAGACGGTCTCAACGACGTTGACCCAGTAGCCGATTCCGTATGGGATCGCCTCGTCTTCGAAGTCGTAGGCGGCATTGTGGAGAGGGGCGCTCGGGCCATTCCCTATGTTGATGAGGGCGCCTGGCCGTGCCTCTAGCATATACGCAAAGTCCTCGGCGCCCATCGATGCCTTGGCTTCCCGGTTGACAGCGTTTGCGCTCACCAGGCGCTCAGCTGCTTCCACTGCGACTTCGAAGCCGCTGGTATGGTTGAAAGTGACCGGTACCGAGCGACGGTAACTGAACGCGATTTCGGCACCAAACGCCCGCGCGATACCCTCTGCGCACTCGCGTATTTGCCGTTCGGCGAAATCGCGGAGCTCAGCCGCAAGGGTCCTGACGGTTCCGGCCAGCTCGACCCGATCGGCAATCACATTGTACGCTTGGGAGGCGCTCAGCTTCGTGACGGAGATCACTAGGGAACTCAAGGGATCGGTATTGCGCGAGACGAGGGACTGTAACCCCAGGATGATCTGCGCCGCAATCACCACCGGATCCACCGTCCGGTGCGGCGCGGCGGCATGGCCGCCCTTGCCAATGACGGTGATGTCGAAATCATCCTGGGAGGCCAGGAGGCAGCCATTGCGCAGCGCGAATTCGCCGATGGCTAGCCCCGGGGCGTTGTGCATACCGAAGACCTGGGAGATGTCGTAACGGTCGAGAAAACCCTCCCGTACCATCTTGAAGCCGCCCGATGGAAGCTCGACCTCTTCCGCGGGCTGGAAAATCAGCGCGACCGATCCCTTGAACGTGCGGGTGCGCGCGAGGTGCTTGGCGGCCCCTAACAGCATGGCGGTATGACCGTCATGGCCGCAGGCATGCATCCTGCCGGGAACGTCCGAAGCCCATGGCTTTCCGGAGGCTTCGACAATCGGGAGCGCGTCCATGTCGGCACGCAGGCCTATCGTAGGTCCTTCGCCGCCTTCACCTTGGATGACCGCGACAATACCGGTCTCGGCGATGCCGGTCTCGATGTGGTTGATGCCGAAGGAGGCGAGTTTTTCGGCCACGAAGGCGGCGGTGTCGTACACCGAGAAACCCAGCTCAGGATAGCGATGGATGTGTCGCCGCCATTCTGTCACTTCCTCCTGGAGATAGCGGTATTCCTCAACTTCGGACATCAGGGTTCTCCGATGGGGCGGGATGTTCGCAGAATGCGGCAAGTGGTCGCGAGTTGTGTTGCAAAATGGGCGCGAGATTGAAACAGATGGCGCACTCTTGGTAAAATGGCGACATCATCGCTCATTGCCACA
The genomic region above belongs to Mesorhizobium sp. B4-1-4 and contains:
- a CDS encoding ABC transporter permease subunit; this translates as MQKFLRLGQRPVLLSAPSIAILLVVFGVPLVVLFVTSLNAPAYSVQNYLNFFAQPANIRVLIQTVEMSGVTTAICILVGYPTAYLIVSASPQARTAMIVLIVIPYLTSLLARTYAWIMILGDRGLINNLLLHYGLISSPLPLIYNRTAVYVGMVHIMLPTMILPLVSVMLGINKSLVSAARSMGARPLTAFWRVFFPLSLPGLRSGALLVFVLSLGFYITPAALGGVRDVMLSTFIAAQVAGSFNMARVATASFVLLAVTLLVLSIFGLDFAGGETTTYRTRRWGFKPLILGCLRFLREFAVPYRAHNWAAQLHRAGSGARLGKVAGTTFLILMMVFLLFPGAVVVIMSFSPGATLEFPPTGLSLQWYRSFFNDPSWNGALITSIEIGIAVTILSTAAGTLAAYGLSRTSARLRSWFTTLLLMPITVPVIVVAIAAYLGLVRIGLLGTTTGLVLAHSLGGIAYVVVIVSATLVNFDRRLEQAAQSMKAGPLRTFRRVTLPLILPGVIGGAVFAFISSFDELVISSLVSGLSIRTLPLKMWENIRHEIDPTIAAVASLLMLLPILWLGAIYLTWWRSRTPAKVA
- a CDS encoding ABC transporter ATP-binding protein codes for the protein MESKNSRAQIEFRSVTKLYGSLAAVQNLSLTVERGEFLTILGPSGSGKTTTLMLLAGFEAPNSGDMLIGGKSVAAVPAYRRDQGIVFQSYALFPHLNVRRNLEFPLEMRGVKAAERAARVDRILERVHLNEYGARMPSQLSGGQQQRVALARALIADPPILLLDEPLGALDRNLRERMQSEIKSLHREFGITTVCVTHDQEEALTLSDRIVVMRGGQIEQTDTPEALYDRPATQFVASFLGEANILDDPACFGAADGTPPFGCVGMIRPERVTIAAPAARAPPDADRRQNVTGVVRDMIYAGPLRKYEVQAGTLTIIVRQHVAAGQQTFEAGQNVRLDWLRSDVRFVAV
- a CDS encoding M20 aminoacylase family protein is translated as MSEVEEYRYLQEEVTEWRRHIHRYPELGFSVYDTAAFVAEKLASFGINHIETGIAETGIVAVIQGEGGEGPTIGLRADMDALPIVEASGKPWASDVPGRMHACGHDGHTAMLLGAAKHLARTRTFKGSVALIFQPAEEVELPSGGFKMVREGFLDRYDISQVFGMHNAPGLAIGEFALRNGCLLASQDDFDITVIGKGGHAAAPHRTVDPVVIAAQIILGLQSLVSRNTDPLSSLVISVTKLSASQAYNVIADRVELAGTVRTLAAELRDFAERQIRECAEGIARAFGAEIAFSYRRSVPVTFNHTSGFEVAVEAAERLVSANAVNREAKASMGAEDFAYMLEARPGALINIGNGPSAPLHNAAYDFEDEAIPYGIGYWVNVVETVLSSDRNPLS
- a CDS encoding ABC transporter substrate-binding protein → MSITINRRRLIQAGTSVLALGAIASATRDAYAQTKELTVLINGGDLGKANIETHVKPFEAETGIKVNAITDQIDFAKLELMETTNSVSIDVACAGPSTILSGVKKGYLEKIDYSLFKREDHDAIVGFAKEDYAVGMYVFAYNMAYSSEKFPDSPPKTWADFWNVEKFPGVRALQTGQTGEEGPWEEALLADGVSPDAIYPMDFDRIFKSLDKIKPHIRKWWGTGSEVQQLMQEKAVDLTNTYDGRATLLIDRGAPIILNRNQQKVSWESWVIPKGAPNLANAHKFIAFATRSDRQAALAKLIPYGPTNQNAFKLLPAEFGKKLASHPDYASTSIPIQSKWYSEIGSDGLSNIDRLAQRWNEWVLQ